AAGCCCATCTGTCTGCAAATCACAGTTTGAATCCCAAGTATCTGGGGAATTCCTCTagttaataaatgaagaaagtttAAACTTGCCTACAGCTGTGAATTTGGCATTTTCCTTAGGGAAAGGTGACAGATGCTGGGTAGCTTGATCTCTGGCTATGAAATCACTGAGATGGACAAGGTTAAACGAAATGGGAGTACATGCAGCATACAAATCTGTCGTGCTGATTTTTAGAtgttaaaaaaacccaaacattaaaaatgtgtgtgtttgtgtacattCTGAACACACAGTATTTCATAGGTCTTAAATATATGAGAGAAATAAGGCACTAGAGAAGGGAGATTTTTGTTACATACAGTTATAAAGAGCCACGTTTGAGAACATCCACCTTGTACATTTTGTTCTTTATTGCATGTGTGTTTGGTATGTGAAGCTTTAGGCCATTTTCCAATCTTTCCCCGAGCTCCAGAAGTGTGTATTATGGACACACAAGACAGCGTGTTTCAGACCTTAGGGCTGCCTGTTGTACTCTTGGTTGTGAAAAGCTGGCATCGATatgagggaaataataaaaaacagtgaGTTTGAACATTTCAGTGATGCTCTAAGACATATGAACATAGTCTACACTAGATGGGGACCCTTTACTTTAAATaattcagacttttaaaaaattccactAGTGCTCAGCAAAAGTGGTTAGACATAGTAATAACCTCAGTGAGAAtatagaagatttaaaaaaaaaaagtgagccaTGACTGGCATTGATTTGGTCCCTAGTAAATGCCAACTTAGGCTGTTGGTTTTTAAGGCTATGGGTTGTCTTACATCTTTAGGCCCAGTTCAGTGGTAATACCCTTTAGTGGGTAATTGGAATTGCATTGCTGCACTGAGGGCTCTGCCATCAAGCCCAATGGCGGCTGGTATATTTGGGATGTGCTTAAGGTGTTTGTTTCAACGGGATCCTGGGTGACGTTTATtgctcctgccctctgccctgcagGAAGTTCCTGGGTTGGAGTGTTGCTGGCAGGTAGGAGTCCCTTCCCTGTGAGTCCAGCAGCCAGTCTATCCTGTTGGCAGTGCAGGGTGAGGCTTCTGCTGCCCTCCCGCTCACACCCGTCCCTCCCGAACCGCTGCTGGGGACCTGGGCACTGAGGCTCACTCCTATTCTCTTATGTCTGTCACACCAAGGGGTCAGATTTCCAGAGCcagtggggagtgggggtgggtgggtgcaaggaaagaaacaattttttgccatttttaacTTCTTGTGACTATTTTCAGAGTAACATTTTTGTCTAgtactaattgtgagtttataaaatgataacatattgctgtttttaaaaacataactcaGTTCAAAAGGCCATACCTCAATCAGAACAACTTAATTTTTAAGGAGACATGTAGTCTCATGAGTTGATTAAAGTCTTCCTCATGGAAGCCACCAGTATGCACCTAATGCTACGTTCTCCTTCTCTCTGAAATGCCTGATCCTCATGGTGCAGGTTCCCTGGGAATGTTAGGGTGTGGTGGGGGCTGTTTGTCTACCTGTGACTCACTGCCCCATGCCTCACTGACTCAGCTTTTCACTCTCTCCCCTTGGGCTCTGGCAGCCCTGGTGTTCCAGGGGTTTGTGTAAGAGACTCAGAAGTAACAGACGGCATCATCCTCTGCACACaccacatttgttcttccttaGCTGTTGGAGGGGTACCTGCGGATGGCATTGTGTCTCGtgaacaagtagtgattctttcTACCTCTGCACAGATGGTACCAGAAAGCCTGCAGTTGGTTTAAGAATGAAAGCCGGTGCTCCCCCCCCACTGCGAGAGGCCGCCTCGCTGTCCGCTTAGACCGGAAGCCCGTTCCCTAGTGGTTATTTCTCCTCAGAGCTGAGTCACTCACACCCAGGGCATTTGGAGTCTCCTCTCAGCAACACCAGGGTTGTGAAGAAGGAAGTTATGTATTTTGATATTTATGTATAAGTTTTTGTAGGTTCTTTGTTTTCCACCCTTTGTTATTTTCTCCCTTAAAACTCTCTTCTTTCTTACTGATTCTTAAAGGAACAATGAGGCTGACTTTACCATATATCTTTTGCCTGATATCACAGAATTCATTATGAACTTGGAAAacagcttttatttaaaattatataaaacagtGACATGAAAAGGCAAGTCATGAAGTTCAAGTTCTAATTcaatttaaacaaaccaaaaaaccttTTGGCACCACAGTAAGTACAGGGCATGGGCATAGGCCCTGGTGTATAGGATGTGAGCTAACCAAACCGACTGTCTGCCTTGGAAGTTGATTCTTCAGTCCCTCCCGTCTGacagaaatagacacataaataaagaccttttaaagatttttagatGACAAGGTTTGTAGAAGGAAAAAagttatgaaatatttaagtGGGCTTCAGAAATCTTAAAGAATGGGTCATTTAGGAAACAGGACCAGATGAGTGGACCTGATCTTTCTGTCTGCTCATGCCTTGGGACGGAAGCATAAAAATGACCCATCTAGCAATGGGTGCCCAGAAAGCAGATTGATTGGATACAGGAGGAGTTAAAATGGGCATTGAGAGAAATACATGGCTGGCCAGGACCAGTGAAGTAAAAAACAAACTTGACAATGAGCAGGAGCTGACCATGTGCTCCCAGCCGAGAAGACTTTTAAAGAAGTTTGTCTGGGTGCTTTTGGAGAGCGAGGCCCTTGCCCTGGAAGGGCCTTCAGGCCACTGAACAGGCCAGCAGGGTCAGGGGAGAGAGGATCACCTTGCAACGGGGAGCCAAGCTGAGATCAGCTAGTGACCTTAGGACTACTTGATGCATGTCTGGAGGTTCTCTGGCATTGGGAGTGGCCAGGGCCACCTGAACATGTATTGAGTGGACAGCCCAACTCTGCAGGCAGGGAATTTGAGAAATTAAGGCCATGTGGCCAAACTGAAGTTTTCTGAGGCAAAGTCCAAGACCCTTAGCGGAGGTCAAGAACGTTAACAGCAAATGAACTCCTGGTCTTTATTACCCAGGAGCCCCGTTTTGTTACTCTCAGAACAGAGAACAGTGAAAGCAAAAGCTGACTGTAGTGTGTGACCCAGAAACcctgccagggccctgggagAGGAGGGCTCCCGGGCACTCTGGCGAACTGGAGTTCCCGTCCTGTCAGCCTGTCATCTTGGACACAGACTGGCACGgaccttaaaaatatttcagaaaaacatgaaaagtgtACTTAATTTAGTAAATACTATGAATGTACAGATTACAGAACATGTCATACTCATTAGCATAGATCTTTTTTCAAAGTAAAGCTTTAACAATTTCTCTTAAGGTGCACCTACAAATGTAAGAACTGCTCTCTGAAGGAAGCTTCCACAGCAGTGGGTCTCACCCCTAGCACTGCTGACACTTCTTCGTGCGGTGCTTGCCCATGCACTGCAGGGTGGTTAGTGGCACCCCTGGCCACTAGATGCCACAAGCACACACTCGAACCTCTGTGTGAGTGTGCCTGGTAGAGTGAGATGGGACAAAAGACAGGTTTATCACCAAGACTGAGGAAAGAATATTGGCAATAAGCAGTATTGAGCATGTTGAGCCTCTAAATCACAGTATGATGTAATTATTAGTACATGTGGACCTTCTAACTAGAGTCAGTGTGTGGTAGTGGGTAGCCCGGGCAAATGAGTTTGCACGGTCTCCTGTGGTAGCTCGTTTTAAAAAGTCCTGCATGGTCCTGGGCCTTTCCTGCCACTCTTCTTGCCTCTTCCCTTTGCCCCTCCTCAGTCCCGAGGAACTGCTGGGGGCCGGCAACCTCGCCCAGCACGTGAGGCTTCCTCCCAGCTGAGTCTCAGCCTTCACTGTGTAAAGAATCTCCTgagggcttgttaaaaatgcagtttctgGCAGCACCACCAGAAAGTTTGATTGAGTGTGTGGGAGCTGTGAACTTTCGTTTCTTTAGCAGGTGGCCTACGTCCCCCTGTAGGAGATGGCAggtggtccagggaccacacctgAAGAAGCAGCTCTCTAGAGGATCTCTCCAGGTTTTGGAAGGCAAAAGCACATAAATTCTACTTAACCAAAGCCTCATCCTTCCAGAAGACACGGAGGTGGGGCCATACTGCTGAGCCTTTGTGTGACTTGTATGTATCTGCAGTAGGGGGTAACTGTGAACACAGATAAAGGCCAAGAAACTATCAGTGATGTGGGAACTAAATTCATCTGCTTGGAAGTGTATGGATTATTTGAGTGCAGTAAATGTATTATGAATATAGGAGTTAATGTTTTTGAGTACTTACTGAACCACAAATTCTGTGTTAAGCTAATCATATGATGATTAATAATAGCTGACATATGTTGAACACAATGAATTGGAAGCTATGCTGATTATTCTACATATACTTTGTCCTTTAAGCCTCATGGCAATCTTGAAAGGAATATGCTGtaatccttattttacagagagGAACCTAAGCCTTGGTAGGGTTAAACAGAAATAGCCTGTCTGAGGACATACAATGgttcagtggcagagctgagatttggtCTCAGGTCTGTTTATAAAGCTCTTAAATCACTGCCATCGCTGCCCGTATGGCTCCGTGCCCTTCTCCCGACCTGCCATTGCCAGGCTGGGTGCCCCCTCCACACAGCCTAAGGAACTGGGGTGACCAGGGGGAAGCTTCAGGGAGTCCAGGTTTGTCCTTTTTGAAAGGAAGGCTCTGAAGTTAGAGGAAGGCTGGCCCGTCTCGTCACAGAAAAGCTTTCCTTATCACTGCAACCCAGCCCTCTGGATGCAAGTCAGTCCTTCTGGGAAGGGCTGCATTTCTTCAAAGTGCAACTCCCTACCAGGTCTGTAGATGTTTTAGTGTTTTGATACgttatatataaaatgtggttCCATACTGAAGAAACGCAGCAAACCTTTCTTAGAAGTAAAACCCCTTTGGTAAAGGACTTCTTTAGCTTCTAGGATGGCCTCCCTTAGAACAGGTCTTCTCAACTGTGGTATCAGAACCCACCCAAGGAGCTCTTCAGAAGCACTGAGTCCTCTCTGGACCAGCCTTCTCCCCTGTCCTTACCACAATTCTGATTCTTCACAAACAGAAAGGATCCTGGGCATGTTCTGCCTGTATCtgtatgtaagtgtgtgtgtaggtacataTACGCATATGTATACGcacacatattcatatatatgtctGTATGTATAAAATTATTCTGACCCTCAGGTGTCACCCAGTATTGTTCCTTCCAAATGTTATATAGTAGGGATTACACAGCCAAAGGATTCTCACCAAAAATGTTTAAGCTGATTCTAAATTTGCCTTTAGATTTAACCTCCAGTATCTGTACAGCAGGGGATAGAGAACAAGTTTAAATGCTATCATGAGGAAATAGACAAACCCATATTGTTGGGTAGTCCATATAACAACTGGCCTGGTGTCTTCACAAAAGCAAATGTCAAGGGACAAATGTGGGTGGGGCAGTATAGGTTAGGGGTGGaaggactcttttttttttctcattatggtatcattaatacacaatcacatgagcaacattgtggttactagaatccccccattgtcaagtccctaccacataccccattacagtcactgtccatcagcgtagtaagatgctatttaatcactacttgtcttctctgtgctatactgccttccctgtgcaccccccaccctgacattatatgtgctaatcataatgccctttaatcccctcctccctcccttcccacccaccctccccagtccctttccctttggtaactgttagtccattcttgggttctgtgagtctgctgctgttttgttcagaaGGACTTTTTGACTAAAGGAAACTAAAGACACATAACCCAGTGCAATGCATGAGCCTTGATTGAGTCATGGTTTTAAGAAACCAGCGCTAAAAAAACAGGGCAGGGTAGGGAAATTTGAGTGGGGACCAGGATTTGGATATGAGGGAATTATTGTCAGTGTTTTTGGGTGTGTTAATTTTATTGTGGTCATGTAGGAAAGTGTCCTTGTTTTTAGTAGGTGTATGCTAAAGTAGCTGGGAGTGAAGTGTCAAGACATCTGCAACTCattttcaaatggttcagaaaaaagtGTCTCTGAGTGAGTGTTCATGTGAGGGTGTAAACCACAATCGACGGGATAAGTATGGCAAAGTGTTAACAAATGTTGAATCTGGGTGTTTTAGTGTCTATTCTTTTCAACTTGGATCTATGTTTGCAAATTTTTCAATGTCAAAAAATAGGTTGAAAACAGGAGCCAGGTGTATAAGCAAGCTAGTGTTCTTCGGGATTTTGCCCTGGTCTCGCACAGGCCTTTGCTGCTCTTGCAATGGGGGATGCATAGACTTGGTGCAGCTGTCACTGAAGTCCCTTCTGTTTGCCTCTGCCTGTCTAGGTAGATGTGAGCTTTGCTCCTGGTATCTGTTAGGATAATCTCCCAGCCAGCCAACACTGGGTGGCTTCTTCACGGgccctttcttccttttactaCCCCTTTAGGGAAGCTACAGACCCAAGTCAGCTCCGCTTAGCCCCTTTGTCTTTCCTTTAACTACTGAGGCTTTCTGGAGAACAGGCACGTGACTGACTCCCACAGACCAGCCACTTATCAGCGTCTCCCTGCTGTGTGCTCTGACTGTAGTGCTGCTGTAGGCTCTGCAGGGCCCTCATGTTGTTTGCTTTGATTCCCTTATTACTTGCTAAGAGGCTTTACTGTCGACCTTTGTGATAATCATAGTATCATTTTCTGGAAGTCAGAGGACTGTCTGGGTTATCCACAGCCACCAGAGAGGTGGTAGTGAAGTCAGGTGTCTTGGAGGGAAATGTGTTCAGTGGCCTGTGGAGCAAGAGGGCTGGGTCGTTTTAAGTGAGCTTTGGAGAAGCAGGAATTACAGGGAATAGACGTAGATGCCATGCTGAGTTCTGTGCCCTAACCCCTGCAGCTAACAAGATCTATAACAAGGATCTATTTCCCCTTTGGTACAGATGTTGTCCCAGCAGGTGCCTTTCCCTGCGCATGAGACATGGACAAAACACTTTATGGAGAATAGACTCCTGCAGAAGCTCCTGGATGCATTTCCAGTTTCACCTGTCCCACCAGCTTGCAGACTACCCCAGGCGGCCTTGCAAGCTGTAGCTATTCCTCTTCTAGCAGCCATTAGCAAACTTGCTGAAGAGATGAAAGCAGCTTATTGATCCCTCTtccaaacagaagaataaaaggcTCATTCCATCCACCTCAGCGTGAATGTGGGGATTTGGTGCAGTAGGTGGGGATGGTTTTAGCGCAGATGGATGGACAGGGAACTCTGTTTTATGAAGTTACGTACCTGGCTCCCTATATAACCTGGCCCTCAGCTTGGCACAGACCTTTCTGCTAGGCCCGAAGGTGCTGTCTTCCCTTCTCAAGTTTCATATCCTTCTCTTCTGAAGTTGCAATCTAATTGCATTCCTGACTCTGAGCTGAGCTTTCTGACCAGGACAGTGGATAGTTGGCATGTTCATTAAGATCCAAGTCCCTGAGAGGTTGCAGCAGAGTCCTGAGGCTCTGCAGGGGACAGACATGTAGGGGTTTTATATTCACATTGGAAAACTGCCATTAAACAGAAGAGGAGCAGGGATCAAGAGTGGCTGGACACAGCAGtaaattgttttctaattgaACTGGGAGACTTTGTGGAAGCCTCATCTTCTAACAGGCTGGGCTTTCCACCTGTTGGTTCAAAGGGTTTGTGAACCTGGTGGGTGGATGTAGCTTCCTGCGGCCTCCCAGGAGCCTTGGAGAATGATCATTTTTATTATCTACAGTCTCCTGCAAAGCTCTTTTGTATTGGTAACTTTTTTTCTCCAAAGGAAGTTCTGTTTGGGGCTGGGGAGGTGAGAATGCATGAATGGGAGTAGGTTACACTTCTGGCTAATGCACTTGGGTTTGTCCACTGGGTTAGGAGTGGGGAAACAGGAATTGAGACCAGGACCCTGCTCGCAAAGCCCGCCAGGGTTGCTTAGACACATTGACCTCATCTGTCTCGGAATAACCCATTTAATCTTTGTGTGCATGTAATGGCCGAGTTTCTGTTACATACTGTGCACTTCCATCAGGTAAACTGTTGTCTGACCAGTGTCATCCATGGTAGGGGAGAAGCTTCTGAGGGACAGGAGTTGATattcattgagcacttactgtgcccTGCACAGATTCCTCACAATACTGGGCAGCAGGATATGCTACTGTCTCCATGTGGTAGATGGGGACGCTGAAGTTCTGAGAAGTTAGATGTCCACATGGCCAGTGGGTGGAGGACCTGCATTTGGAACCCAGACCTCTTGATGGAGTCCAAAATCCTTGCAGTGAAACACACTGCCTTCCTCctcctaccccccaccccaccaaacaCACACTACATCTACTCCCCATCCCCAGGCAACTATCAGGTGCCTATATTCCTAGTGCTGTACTAGCTAATTTCCCAGAACAGCATCTTGCGTGACTGTGATGATGTgaggattttaaaatgtgtttatgtgATAAGTAATCCGCTCTGATTAGGATGTCAGCCAGTATGATGCAGAAGCTTTGACAGTGGGCTTCCTTAtttccccacttccctccctctttGGTAACTCCCTGCCCAACCCCGCTGCCAGCATTCCAGGGAGCCCTCTGTGGTTCTCACAGAGTTGACATGACCTTGGTTAATAAGATGTAATCATTCAGAACAGAGCCATGCACCCAGATGTCAGGTGGTGATCTGCGCTATTCTTCCTGACCCTGGAGGCGGGGGCAGAAAATGGGGTGGCCAACAAGCACTGTGGCCCCTGTTCCCAGGGTTCAGGCCCCTCTAAAGGAGGTTTGAGCCGATAGAGCGAAGCCCTGTGGTAATGAAGCTGTTTGTCCTTAGGAACAGAATGAGTCCTTGTGAGATCAGAAACAATGGCTATGTTGAGTTCCAGACCTGGGGTGAATCGAAGCTCAGGCAGAGGCGCGTGTGATGAATTGGGACAGTTCAAGGGATGCATTCTTCATAAGCAAGTTGCAGTTGTCAGCAAGTCCACTCATTGGCAGTGCTAGTCAACGGTCCTTAATGCCTCTGTTTTGAGTAATTTCCCTAAGTGAGTAACTCATGAACTCTTAGAGgttttttctttgagttttaatTTCTGTAGGTTATTTTGTCTAAAATTATCTCTGTGGGAAATGGATTAAACCAAGTTTGGGtagttatgttttattatttttcatggcaTTGTTTCCTTTTACATTCTCATTCACCTATCCTGTAAATACTCCTAGGTCTCTGCTAATAACTTGATTCCGAGCAATAAAATGGGGGTGTTGCTCCTCTTCACTTTAAAGCAAAAGATTTTGATTGAAGTGTTTCAAAACTTAGCTCATTTAGTACCAAAGCAGTcctataaactttaaaaattcactgCTGGTCCGTGGACACTGCTCACTGGGAATCACAGCTCGGCTTGTCTGGGTCCCGGCACCGCCCGACTTCCCAGTGCAGCGGCCCGGGCCGGAGCCCCAGTGCCGGGAGGCGGCCCTGCTGCGGGTGCCCGGTCGGCCCCGGCCCCTGCGCCCTGCTGCCCGGACAGAAGAGGAAGCACCGCGGCCAGCCTGACAGCGCGGGCAACGGGCTAGAGAACCCGAAACAAGGAACACGGGAGACGTGCTGAGAACGGCCGGCCCGCTGGCGCGCAACCAGGGCTTGTACACTGGCTTCTGTGGGGGCTGAGCGGCCGCCGGGGCCGGGAAGGCCGGCGCGGGCAGCGCGCGCACTTGGCTTTGGGGCCGAGCAGGTTGGCCGGCGCGCTGCAGGGGCGGGGCCGCCCGCTAACCGCCCTCCTCCTCTCCCGTAGGTGAGGCCGGCGCCTGCCCCGGAGCTGCTGCGACATGGCAGCGTGACAGCCCGGGACTGCCCTGCCAGGAGAAACGGAGCCCGAGGCTTCGGGGAGCGAATGCCCGGAGCAGTGACTTCCTTCTGAGGCTTCCTGAGCCTTCTTCCCCACCGGCTTGCGTTGTTATTAACCCCGTGGACTCCTGACTCTTTTTCCGCCTTGAACATCAATATGTGTCATGTTATTGTCACCTGTCGCTCGATGCTCTGGACCCTCCTGAGTATTGTGGTGGCTTTTGCAGAGCTCATTGCCTTCATGAGCGCTGACTGGCTAATTGGCAAAGCCAAGACCCGCAGCAACGCTGAGCCCGATGACCAGAGCGGAGGCTCCTCAGAGCCCTACCACCCTACTCTAGGAATCTATGCCCGCTGCATCCGGAACCCTGGGGTGCAGCACGTCCAGCGGGAGACGCTGTGCGGGCCCTACGCTGAGAACTTCGGCGAGATTGCCAGCGGCTTCTGGCAGGCCACCGCTATTTTCTTAGCCGTGGGCATTTTCATTCTTTGCACGGTGGCCTTGGTGTCCGTCTTCACCATGTGTGTGCAGAGCATCCTGAAGAAAAGTATTTTCAATGTCTGCGGGCTCTTGCAAGGCATTGCAGGTAAGTGTGCGGGGCAGGAAGGGGTCTGAGAGCCACGTGGGATGGGCCCCTGCACTGGGGCGCAGCACACTGTTTTTATTTACTGCCAGGTTTGAGTAAGACCAGCTCTGTCCAGTCTTGGTTGCTTTGTACTGACTATCCAAACAAGGTGAGTGCGCTGCCTATCGCTCCCTTTTCCACTCCCCCCAACCTGAAGAagagtctgttctctg
This genomic interval from Manis javanica isolate MJ-LG chromosome 1, MJ_LKY, whole genome shotgun sequence contains the following:
- the LHFPL2 gene encoding LHFPL tetraspan subfamily member 2 protein isoform X1 produces the protein MCHVIVTCRSMLWTLLSIVVAFAELIAFMSADWLIGKAKTRSNAEPDDQSGGSSEPYHPTLGIYARCIRNPGVQHVQRETLCGPYAENFGEIASGFWQATAIFLAVGIFILCTVALVSVFTMCVQSILKKSIFNVCGLLQGIAGLFLILGLILYPAGWGCQKAVSYCGHYASAYKPGDCSLGWAFYTAIGGTVLTFLCAVFSAQAEIATSSDKVQEEIEEGKNLICLL
- the LHFPL2 gene encoding LHFPL tetraspan subfamily member 2 protein isoform X2, producing MCHVIVTCRSMLWTLLSIVVAFAELIAFMSADWLIGKAKTRSNAEPDDQSGGSSEPYHPTLGIYARCIRNPGVQHVQRETLCGPYAENFGEIASGFWQATAIFLAVGIFILCTVALVSVFTMCVQSILKKSIFNVCGLLQGIAVRHRSLHFHGSNHANDNSDECWERGPPARAGRHGLSLLLAL